Sequence from the Colletotrichum higginsianum IMI 349063 chromosome 6, whole genome shotgun sequence genome:
AGATCGTCCGCGAGCCTGGCATGGGTGTTTTCTGCGACAACGCCATGGATGTGATCTACAATCTGTGGCCGAAGCCCGGCCCCGAGAAGAAGCGAGCGTTCGTCGCGGCCGCCATGGCGAAGCTGAACGAGGTCGGCCTGGTTGGGATgcacgacgccggcgtcttccCGGACCAGCTCGACCTGTACGCCGACATGGCCCACACGGAGGACTGGACGGTTCGCGTCTACGCCATGCTGGAGTGCGCCCAGCGGAACACCTTCTgccccgacgacggcgcgcgTGTGTTCCGCGATGACGACATGTTTAGCGTCAAATCTGTGAAGCTATTTGCGGGTGAGTTCCTCCGCCACGGCTGACACGTACCGAACGGTGCTGATCTTTCACAGACGGCGCTCTTGGTAGCTGGGGAAGCGCCATGATTGAGCCCTACAGCGACCGTCCCGATACCGCCGGCTCcctcctcgtcaacggcTCGACTTTGACGCAGCTTGGCAGATCGTGGGCGTCTGTCGGCTACCAGGTCAACATCCACGCCATCGGCGACTTGGCGAACCGGtatgccgtcgacgccctggagGCTGGCCTCAGAGACGCGTGTCCCGACGGAGACCTCGCGGAGTGCCAAGCCCGACGCCGGTTCCGCATCGAGCACTCGCAAATCATCCACGAAGACGACCAGCGCAGGATTCACGCCATCGGGATCATCCCCTCCATCCAGCCCACGCACGCGACCTCGGACATGAAGTACGCCGAGCTGCGGCTCGGCCCTGAGCGCACCAAGAGAGAAGCCTACCGCATGCGCTCGCTGCTCAACGTCAACCCCATTCTCGGCAGCGACTTCCCCGTGGAGCCGCCCAACCCGTTTGAGGGCATCTACGCCGCTGTGGCGCGGAAGAGCCCCCAGACGGGTTACGGTGTGAACGGAAGCGCCGACGGGTGGTACGCGGAGGAGGCTTTGAGTTTGGATGAGGCCCTGTTAGGGTTCACCAAGGGCCCGGCTTTCGGTGCATTCATGGAGGGGCGCGCTGGTGTCATCAAGGAAGGCGCCCTGGCCGACTGGGTCGTGCTGGAGGAGCCGCTAGAGACCATGGACATTGAAGACATCCGCGATTTGAAGGTCAAGGAGACGTGGGTCGGCGGAAAGCAGGTTTACCAACGCGCTTACGACTAGGCACAACGAAGCGATGATGAAACGTTGCGTGTGGGCTAGTTCCTGCTGATGGACGCAGAATAATATTTCAACAGATCTACAGATTGGTTTTATGGGAATCAAGTCAAGTTTGCGGCGCCGGAAGCGAAGTTTGCCCTTGGGAAGGTTCCGCGTCTCAAGCGCCCCCTTGATGCAACACCCCGGTCGAAGTTGGCGAAGTGAAAGCATACAACCAACATTCTTGGCAGCCACTTCGTCGCCGGGATATTTCCCGAGACAGAAGCCTTTGCCGCCGTCCTCATGTCTATGCAACTCTTCGCCTTCGGTTCGCTCACGTACATTCTCATCCCCATGACTGTCTTCGTCCAACGGGAACAGTACAGGGACCCTCCCCGAGACAGACTCGTCACCGCAAGACGCCTCGGACCGTCCCCTTCACCGGATGCTGTTCTGCCTCTTCCCCCCGAGCATCgtgcttctcctcgccgttgCCAGCGTTGCCGTGCCATTGGCGACGACCTCCGTCGCCTCTCATGATGATGACTTCTCAGCTGTGCTTGGCGTCGGCCCCGGTTCTGGCAACAATAACTTCGGCCGCCTCTTTTCGGTGCACTACATCTACACGTGCATCGCCAATACGGTCGTCAGCATCGCCGTTCTGGTCCGCATCTTCTGCTGGAGCGGGATCTCGGGCCGGAAGGCCGCGACGTTTGACTACGCCGTCCTCTTCGATCTCTGTCTGCTCCCCATGTACAACGGGAAGGCGGACGTCACCGCGGGCCTCATATTCGTGGAGCCGGGCGCGGGAATCTTCGTGCAGAGCCGCGTtctgctcttcttcggcgtcggAGTCGCCGTGCGCGCGCATCTTACCGGCCGGATGTCTGCGGTTGTCGCTATGGTGCAGGGTGCCGCGGCCATGACCCTCGTCCCTGTGACCGGCCTCGCGATGCGGTCCGAGGCCAAAAGCCCGCTGCCGTTGGGGATCTTTTTTGCTGCTTCGTTGATGATTTTTCTCACTATCACCGGCGCAAAGGCGATTACAGAAAGCCCTGCGTATGTGGCGCCCGCGGCAcagttggaggaggaggacgggaCTGACCTAGCGAACGTTGACACGCCTCCTCCGGCGTACCCAAGACATCAGATGGAATCCGTGTATTCTGCATAGCCGAACGGGTCTAAATCGAGGCGTAATACTGGGGGTGCATCGCGAAGATGTGGTGGGTGTAACGGGCCGGCCAAGTGTGAGGTGCTCCTGATCAATCATGAACACATGGGCGCACTCGTCACCAGATAGGCTGCCTATGGAAAGGTACTTATTGATCGGCGAATGCGCTATCCGCACTGATAAAGCAGACTCAACTCCTTTGGTACTGTAATGTGGAAAGTCTGAAATGCAGTGTAGTGTATTCTTTTGACTGCTTGGGTATGCTCGAACCTTCGCCTCTGCCTGTGCATCGACTCTGTCAACATCGTCTATCTGATAGAGTCAATCAAGCTCCTCTGTTTGTTGTTTCCCCCGGCCTCATTTATACTTAGGCTTTGTCTCATGTTCTCGTATATCTTGGTTGATTCTCTTAGAATCTGGGGGTGATGGCATCAGGCTTGTtgtcgagggcttcgtcaATCTCCTTGAGGATCTCAGGTGTCAACAATTCCTGCGCGCCAATGGCGCGGATGTTCTCGTACACCTGCGCGGGACTACTCGCGCCAATAATGGCCGAGCTGACGTTCTTGTTCTTCAGAACCCATGCGAGCGCCAGCGTGGCCATCTTGAtgccgagcttctcggcaATGGGCTCAATCTTGTTGGCCTTGTCAACAAGATCCTGGAATTGCTTCTTGGCGTTCTCGCGCTTCCAGAAGTCCTTGATGAATCCAATGTTCTCGGATCCGAAGCGCGAGTCCTCGGGGATGCCGTTCTTGTACTTGCCAGAGAGGATGCCCTGGCGCAGCGGGGAGAAAACGGTCAGGCCGGTGCCGACCTCGCGGTAGAGGTGGAAGAACTCGTGCTCGACCTTCTTGCGGTCCAGCATGCTGTACGAGGGTTGCTCCATGACGGGGCCGACCAGGTTCAGCTTATCGGCGTAGCGCCAGGCCTGGGCGATCTCATCGGCGCTCCACTCCGATGTTCCCCAGTACAGGGCCTTACCAGTGTTGATAAGGTGGTTGAAGGCGCGTACCGTCTCCTCCATGGGGGTCTGGCGATCAGGGCTGTTGAGGGTCAGCGATCTTCGTGCGCATGTGACTGTAGATAGGGTGGAATTGCTTACCGGTGGGCGTAGACGAGATCGACGTACTTGAGGTCAAGACGCTCAAGACAAGCGTCCATAGCCTCGATGACGTGCTTACGGGACAGGCCCTTGTTGTTTACGACGTTGTCGCCGAAAGCACCACCCCAGTAAATCTATCGTGGAGGACTGGACATCAGTCTCACACCCCCAGGATCAACAACCATCTGTGAAGTCACGTACCTTTGTGGAAATGACGAGATCATTACGCTTCCAGCCATActtcttgatggcctggCCCATGACTGCGTGAGGGTTAGCCTCCAGACTCAATGCGAGGTTTGATGCCGTCCGTCTGTACCAATCTCGCTCTCGCCGTTGGCGTAGCCCTCAGCGGTATCAAAGAAGTTCACACCGGAGTCGTAGGCGGCCTTCATGCACTCGAAAGTGCCCTCTGTGCTATGTGTCAGTCTCCAGTGGCCGACCGTGTAGCGAACCCAACCATaccggcgtcgacgtggccTCCATATGTCAACCCTAGGGAAGGGTTAGTCACTAGAGCAATCGGCGGTGTCAAAGCTCGGGCAACTCACAGCCTCCCAAGCTGATGGCGCTGACCTGAAGACCAGAGCGGCCCAGAAAGCGGTACTCCATAGGGGGAAGATCCTCAGGCTTAGACATGTTGGCTTCGTTTTGGTGGTTTCCCTGTAGGCAAGTCGATTCAGCAGTTTTGGGAGAGAAAGCGGTTGCGAAGTCGGAGGACAgagtggaggaggggatgcGACAGCTGGCAAGTTATGCAAAGGGCGGTAGACGCCTTATTTATGGTCCCTCGGCGATAAGATGGAACAGCTCGTGTTCAAAGAGGAGGCTCCATTGGAGCTCCAGGCTCCGGGGCGACGACGCGACACCCCCATTGTAGGAGCCGTTCGTCGACAGGCCAGTGATCAAGCCCATGGAAGCGGGGCAGCTGGTATCAACCCCGCCATCTGCATCCATGAGCCGCGAGGTGATTCACCAGCGAGCCAACGTAGCCAATCATTTCCGGTCCAAGGCGAGCCGttggtgggggggggggggggtggggtcCGATTCAGTACCCCAGAGGTAACCGACGTGGTTTTATGCTACCTGAGAACGACATCCGGAGCTAGGTATCTTATGGCGGACGGGAAAGCTCCATTCCGAAGGACCTGATACCAGATGGTAAAAGGGCAGAGGGAAGGGGCGAAAAGTGTTCATGTCACCACCCGCAAATTCAAGCGATGCCACAGGTGCTCTGCACTAAATTACCCCTCCAACTGCCCCTCTATAGCGCAACCTTCCACGCCACCGCCCCTGTCCCCCTGCGGGCCGTCAGGGATGCTCCAAGCTCTCGCTGCTCCGATTGCCCCGAGGAAGCGAAGGGGTGGCTGACTAATTATCCAACGACATGTCTCCATCAAGGTTACACGAGGGCGTTGTCTTTCGGTTTTGACGATTCTAAAAGACACTACTACCTCTTATTATCGGGGGGTGAATGGGAAAGGCGGTAGTTGGTAGTTCTTAGCCACTTGCCAGTTCATCGCATTTGTGTCCCGTCATTTGGCCCGTCCATGGTTTGAAGGATCGACGTCCGTATTGTGGTGTTGGGCCTTTTGATGTTGAACCGTCTTCCATAAGATATCAAATAGGTTGATGCTATTGATGGAATATTAATGTAGATCAAGTTCAaattcttcttcttcttttgcaACTATGCGGTCAGCATATAGTTAGGATCAGCTCGCCTACACCTTAGGCCTTGTATTTTCATAGGTCTGTACCAAAGTGTATAGTGTGAGACCCTTGCTTTGGTGATTTTGTTGTTATTTCACAGGAACCTATGACACATAACTAATTGGATCAAGCCCCTAATGGAGCCATATCCAATAATTTACAAATGGATCTGGAACCGGCTCGAGCTGAAGACCACATAATGAAGTTGCCTGTTAATGTATCGGCCTTGCTCGTCATTATGTACTCTTTTGCCAAGTCTCTTAGGTATTTTTGGTATCACTAACAAGTACTTTCCAGTTGCACTGTTTTGAAGGTTTTCTCCATCTCTGTGTTTCTTAGCATCTGGATATTATTTTCCTGACCTGTGTTCTGTTATATGGGGACCTAAACAATCATCACTGTCTTTACCTTGCACCCTAGCCTGCATGATTTCTTGCGAGAATTCTCTGGGACGTGGAAAACTGAAAATAGGAGCTATCAACTGGCCTATGAACTTGCTGTTGAAAGACTTGCATCAACTACCTATGCAACTGTCACAGCCACTTAGGTGGAGTTTAAAGGGAAGAGAGTCAGCCAGGGTAGGCtctcaacaccatcaaaAGCACAAGTACCTTGTCATTTGTGCCTGTCAATAAAAAAGATTCGTCAGTTCTTAAAATCAGTGAAAGATTGTACAGTTCACTTTCCGTCTTCTGCATGCTTCTACAAGCTCATTAACTCCCTCTACCTAATCTGGATATTGCCCAATCTCCTACCTAACTGTGCTGGCTTACATTGCTGGAGTCGTTGTCGGAAAGTTTAAAGTCtccaggtaggtaggtttCAGAAGTTCTGAGCAAGCCTCCCGATAGGATCATATGCCAACATTGTCGCCGACGTGGGCCATCCTCCGCGCTCTCTCTCCAGATATAACCCCCTTCCCTCTTATTC
This genomic interval carries:
- a CDS encoding Amidohydrolase, which codes for MSATPIVRWGVGLSAAVAVVALAVVRLQQPLTGDVADAQTHCYQGIRTHDENQPVAQCFTVSDGKFTRVFPWDDASLTTKAGYIIPGLWDGHGHLIQYGEFLSSADLFGASSLDDVKGRLRNYVDSHPDAGTETEWIRGIGWDQNTYGRMPTAADIEEDELLKGKYFMLDRIDVHCAWVSQAVLDLLPADIPDVPGGEIVREPGMGVFCDNAMDVIYNLWPKPGPEKKRAFVAAAMAKLNEVGLVGMHDAGVFPDQLDLYADMAHTEDWTVRVYAMLECAQRNTFCPDDGARVFRDDDMFSVKSVKLFADGALGSWGSAMIEPYSDRPDTAGSLLVNGSTLTQLGRSWASVGYQVNIHAIGDLANRYAVDALEAGLRDACPDGDLAECQARRRFRIEHSQIIHEDDQRRIHAIGIIPSIQPTHATSDMKYAELRLGPERTKREAYRMRSLLNVNPILGSDFPVEPPNPFEGIYAAVARKSPQTGYGVNGSADGWYAEEALSLDEALLGFTKGPAFGAFMEGRAGVIKEGALADWVVLEEPLETMDIEDIRDLKVKETHFVAGIFPETEAFAAVLMSMQLFAFGTLPETDSSPQDASDRPLHRMLFCLFPPSIVLLLAVASVAVPLATTSVASHDDDFSAVLGVGPGSGNNNFGRLFSVHYIYTCIANTVVSIAVLVRIFCWSGISGRKAATFDYAVLFDLCLLPMYNGKADVTAGLIFVEPGAGIFVQSRVLLFFGVGVAVRAHLTGRMSAVVAMVQGAAAMTLVPVTGLAMRSEAKSPLPLGIFFAASLMIFLTITGAKAITESPAYVAPAAQLEEEDGTDLANVDTPPPAYPRHQMESVYSA
- a CDS encoding Voltage-dependent potassium channel beta subunit; its protein translation is MSKPEDLPPMEYRFLGRSGLQVSAISLGGWLTYGGHVDAEGTFECMKAAYDSGVNFFDTAEGYANGESEIVMGQAIKKYGWKRNDLVISTKIYWGGAFGDNVVNNKGLSRKHVIEAMDACLERLDLKYVDLVYAHRPDRQTPMEETVRAFNHLINTGKALYWGTSEWSADEIAQAWRYADKLNLVGPVMEQPSYSMLDRKKVEHEFFHLYREVGTGLTVFSPLRQGILSGKYKNGIPEDSRFGSENIGFIKDFWKRENAKKQFQDLVDKANKIEPIAEKLGIKMATLALAWVLKNKNVSSAIIGASSPAQVYENIRAIGAQELLTPEILKEIDEALDNKPDAITPRF